In Verrucomicrobiota bacterium, the genomic stretch GAGGGTCCGTTTCCTAGGGTAAACCCTGGGCTAAGTTCTTCCGGCCCTTCGGGCCTAAAACCGAAGTAGCGCGGACACGCTGGGCTAAGGTCTCCTGCATCTTCGGGGCTCAAACCCGGTCGCAATACCATCAAGATAACTGTCTGAATCGTATAAGAGCCTTTCCGGATACTTGATTTTGGAGAACCTTTGGCTGGGACGGTCCAAAGCCTCCCGGCGCCGCGGCTCGAACCGCTCGCCGAGGCGCCGGGTTGTTCGGATAGCCTCCTGGCTTAAGAGCGTCCGTTCACCGACTCTTGAACCTGCGGCTCCGCCCGAAATGACGGATCGTTGATGTCGTACTTAAACGCGTTTGCCGCGCGCTTCTTCATGTAGTCGTCGAGAATCCAGGGAATCATCTTGCCCTTGTCGAGCGTGTCTTTCTCGAACGGAGTGAAGTACGGGTATACCCCTTTCTTATAGGGCTTTTTGTCGAAGTAGGCTGAGATCTGTTGAAAGCAAATATCTCCCTCGAGAGTCGGACACTGGTTGACGTCCATCGTCGTTTTGCCTTTTGCAACCCAGTCCCAGGACTTTTCTTTGCCGTTGCTCGACCCGAGCCAGTATTTGCTCGAGTCGAGCCCTGCTTCTTCCATGGCCTGCAACGCGCCGGTCATCATCTCGTCGTTCTGCACGTAGGCTCCGTCAAACCCATCCGGGCCTAGGCTCGTGATGGCGTCTTCCATCACTTTTTTTGCCGGATCGGCGAACCAGTTGCCGGATCCCCAAAAGACGACTTGCAGATCTTTGCCGCCGGCACCTCTTACACCGACACTATCAAGGAGGTTGCCGATGTCTTTGCCGGCCTTCTTGTACCCTTGCAGAAAACCTTGCGTCTGGCCGGCGGCACTGCCTTGACCAAGTTTTCCTTCAATCATGACCAGCCTTTTAACGCCGTGTTTTACCGCCGACTGGCCGGCGAGTTCGCCGTCTGCGACGAAGTCGTAGCAGGTAAAGCCGGCAAGCCCCGGTTCAAACGGCGGTTTATGAGATTGGTGAAATTCCGGGATCCCCGCAGCATTCGCCTTTCTCAGACATTCGGAAGATACTTGAGGCGAATTCTGAATGACAACGATTGCGTCGACCTTCTGAGTTACGAAGTTTTCTACGGCGGCTACCTGTTCCGGAGCAGTTCCTTGCCCAACGACATCAATGACCTGCCAACCGGCCTGGGTAGCGAGCGTTTT encodes the following:
- a CDS encoding substrate-binding domain-containing protein; protein product: MHKNDQSGSNVTKRLRLVLTAGFAVLGAMNFAATTAHAADAGKGKVIGYYMDAADDYYKASFQVFKTLATQAGWQVIDVVGQGTAPEQVAAVENFVTQKVDAIVVIQNSPQVSSECLRKANAAGIPEFHQSHKPPFEPGLAGFTCYDFVADGELAGQSAVKHGVKRLVMIEGKLGQGSAAGQTQGFLQGYKKAGKDIGNLLDSVGVRGAGGKDLQVVFWGSGNWFADPAKKVMEDAITSLGPDGFDGAYVQNDEMMTGALQAMEEAGLDSSKYWLGSSNGKEKSWDWVAKGKTTMDVNQCPTLEGDICFQQISAYFDKKPYKKGVYPYFTPFEKDTLDKGKMIPWILDDYMKKRAANAFKYDINDPSFRAEPQVQESVNGRS